The window TATATTTTTAACCTCAGTATTCATTCCGTAGAAATTGCTATCGAAGCGAAACCAAGTATTTAACCTAAATACATTTCCATGTTGCTTGACGGCTTCCATGACTTTTTTTCCTTCACCAATAGTTCTGGTCATTGGTTTCTCACACCATATATCTTTCCCTTCCCTTGCAGCATCTGCAGCCATGATACCATGCCAATGTGGAGGAGTGGCAATGTGAACTATGTCCACTTCAGGGAGTTGAATCAGGTCCCTATAATCAGCAAAAGTTTTGACAGTTTTACCTAAAGTTTCTTGAGCAATACCTATGTGGCGGGTGTCCACATCACAAATTGCAACAGTCTTGGTTCCGGCATAATCAAAATGTCCTCTCCCCATACCGCCTACACCAATGATGCCTTTCGTCAAATGATCACTTGGGGCCAGGTGTCCTTTTCCCAAAACGTGTCGGGGTACAATACTTATACCTCCTAGCGCCAAAAGGCTACCTTTTAGGAAGCTCCTTCTGGAATTTTTTAAGTTACTGCTCATATCTTTTTAAAATTTTTCTGAACTAATGATCCGTGAATATATTTCCTTGTAAAAGGATAAACAAGTAAAAATGGATTTAGGGTAAAATTTTTCTGTGAAAATATATGTCAAAATCAATTTGGAATGGTTTTGGTTATAATTTACATATAATTAAACAAAAAAGACTAAGATGAAAAATACAAAAGGAAGCAGAAAAGAAGAAGATTTTCAGGACAATAGCTTTCTTGATGCTCAGGAAGAGGCTCAAGATGGAAAGGCCGAAAAAAAATCATCGGAAGAGAAAGATTTAGAGCAGTCCAGTAAAGCTGCCAAGGATGCTTTGAGAAGAGCAAAAAATGCGGACAAAGATGTAACGATCGAAAGTGAAAAATACAGGAGAGAAAAAAGTGAAAACAATGAGTAAAAAGGATAATAAAATGAAAAGGATTAAAAATGAAGCGCAGTATGAAGCGCTCAGAGATCAAGGATACAGTAAGGAAAAATCAGCTAGAATTGCCAATTCTCCAGATACAAAGACTGGAAAGAAAGGGGGTAAAGCTGCTCCATACGAAGAATGGACCAGAGAGGAACTCTATCAGAAAACAAAAGAGATTGGCATGGAGGGTGTAAGTCAATTGAATAAAAAAGAGTTGATCGAAAAATTAAGGAATCACTAAACCGGAATAAACCTTAGTTTAGTGATTAATTAAAGTTAAATCTCAGTAATATTGGAGAGGTGGCTTTAACTTGAATGGTGCTTTTTATTGATCCCTTCTATTTTTTTTAGCCCTTCTCCAAAAGAAAAACAAGATAAGTACTACTATTGGTAATATAATAAAGATTACCAAATCACTGGTCTTTGACGGGTCCACAGGATCTGTCGGTTTGGGGAGTCCCTTTTGTATTTGGGCCAAGAGGGGAAAAGGAATGAGCGCAATAAAAGTTAAGGCTAATCGCTGAAGGAAATTATCATTAGCTTTCACCTTGTAGTTATCTATAATTCTTAGAAATAAATTTTTCATTTTATACATGTTTTTATAATGATTATTTGTTTCAAATGCGTCAAACTACTTTAAGTTTTACTAGCTGGAGAATAAATAATGGCAATTTAAATGGTTGTAATACGGCTAGGGAAAATACAATTTAAGTTTAATCCCTCTTGAAACATTCCATAGAACCACTTCCCCTAAAAATTCGCAAATACCATAATGTAAAACATCTGTCTATCTATAGCAGATTTTTAAGTAGGTTGCACTACTTCTATAACCAACAAATAATAGGCCAACTGTAAAAAGGTATAATAGATTAATCCTAATAACTGGTCTTAAATGGTAAAAATTTTTGAAAGCTTAAAACATAAAAAAAGAGGCAGATACTTATCCGCCTCTATCATTGATTATTTTTTAGCTTTCTTTTTTGCCGGAGCTTTTTTTGCGGCCGTCTTTTTTGGTTTGTTCTTTTTAGCATCCCCCTGTGTTTCGATAAGTTTCATGACTTCTTCGTATGTCAAAGATTCTGCCTCTTTGTCTTTAGGGATCTTAAAGTTGCTTTTGCCCATTTTGATATAGGGGCCCCACCTACCATTGAGTACCTGAATTTCAGGGTTTTCATCAAAGGATTTAATATGCTTTTTGGCATCTGCCTCCCTTTTGTCTTTAATTAACTGAATGGCTTCATCCAAAGTAACTGAAAGAGGATCGTATTCTTTGCCTAAAGAAACAAATTTACTATCATGCCTGATATAAGGACCAAAGCGACCAATGGCAGCGACCACTTTTTTATCTTCAAAAGTACCTAAATCTCTTGGAAGCTTAAACAACTCTAAAGCATCTTCTAAGGTAATGCTTTCGATAAACTGTCCCTTACGAAGGCTGGCAAATCGTTTGTCTTCATCTTCTGCATCCCCAATCTGAACGAGTGGGCCAAATTTTCCAAGTCTTGCAATTACTACTTTGCCTGATTTGGGGTCAATTCCTAACTCTTTGCTTGAGTT of the Cyclobacterium marinum DSM 745 genome contains:
- a CDS encoding DUF7218 family protein, which codes for MKRIKNEAQYEALRDQGYSKEKSARIANSPDTKTGKKGGKAAPYEEWTREELYQKTKEIGMEGVSQLNKKELIEKLRNH